The following proteins are encoded in a genomic region of Gimesia algae:
- the lpxD gene encoding UDP-3-O-(3-hydroxymyristoyl)glucosamine N-acyltransferase, which translates to MSTTVEWIAQELNCLVKGNQILEIHGAESVLKAGPHDITFVGDELNLKRLKSSKAGAVLLEKRLEESFEKAFEESPFTSIAVVDAQAAFIKIIQKLRPSRTLPEMGISPQAQISDDVELGENCHIYPQVIIRPGVRIGNNCRIYPGAYIGEDCIIGDDVTIHANAVFYADVKLGNRVIIHAAAVLGCDGFGYRFEAGRFIKIPHLGSVRIEDDVEIGAGTTIDRGMIGPTVVGEGSKIDNQVMIAHNCEIGKHNAFASQVGFAGSITTGDYVRCAGQVGVADHVHIGDQATLGARAGVHRDIPAGEVHIGTPAAPEKEQRKIVMSLRKVPEMRKQIRELENQIKTMSQQLENLSKLEANQ; encoded by the coding sequence ATGTCGACGACAGTCGAGTGGATCGCTCAAGAGTTGAATTGCCTGGTAAAAGGCAATCAAATATTAGAAATACATGGTGCAGAGTCTGTTCTGAAAGCAGGCCCTCACGATATCACATTTGTCGGCGATGAGCTAAATCTCAAGCGGCTGAAATCAAGCAAAGCCGGCGCCGTGCTCCTGGAAAAACGACTGGAAGAATCGTTTGAGAAAGCATTCGAAGAGTCCCCCTTCACTTCGATTGCCGTTGTCGATGCCCAGGCAGCCTTCATCAAAATCATTCAGAAGCTGCGTCCATCGCGTACGTTACCCGAAATGGGGATCTCTCCCCAGGCTCAAATCAGTGACGATGTCGAACTGGGAGAAAACTGTCATATTTATCCCCAGGTCATCATTCGCCCCGGCGTTCGTATTGGCAATAACTGTCGCATCTATCCAGGTGCTTATATCGGAGAAGACTGCATCATTGGAGACGATGTCACCATTCACGCCAATGCCGTATTTTACGCTGATGTGAAACTGGGGAATCGTGTTATCATTCATGCTGCCGCTGTACTGGGCTGCGACGGCTTCGGCTACCGTTTCGAAGCAGGTCGGTTTATCAAAATCCCTCATCTGGGCAGTGTGCGCATTGAAGATGATGTAGAAATTGGCGCAGGGACCACCATAGACCGGGGCATGATCGGCCCTACAGTGGTCGGCGAAGGATCCAAAATTGATAACCAGGTCATGATTGCCCATAATTGCGAAATCGGAAAACATAATGCTTTCGCCTCACAAGTAGGCTTTGCCGGTTCCATCACAACCGGGGACTATGTGAGGTGTGCCGGACAGGTTGGAGTGGCAGACCATGTACATATCGGAGATCAAGCCACACTCGGTGCCCGAGCCGGAGTCCATCGCGACATTCCAGCCGGCGAAGTTCACATTGGTACTCCTGCTGCACCCGAAAAAGAACAACGAAAAATCGTCATGTCGCTACGCAAGGTTCCTGAGATGCGAAAACAGATTCGTGAGCTGGAAAACCAGATCAAAACCATGAGCCAACAACTCGAGAATTTAAGTAAACTCGAAGCTAACCAGTGA
- a CDS encoding LpxI family protein: MKELQNNNSDNTQRQIGLLAGAGRFPIVFAEQARQQGYSVCCLGIFGMAHEDLSEVCDTFHWVPLARIGRAIKLFQREEVTRIVMAGKIEKTVLFSPFRILKLLPDLRTLHMWYRYARKDRKDDTLLLAVIKEFERDNIFFESALDFCPELLVKHGFLTKRRPSHSQWEDIKMGWDIAKQMGQLDIGQSIVINDKAVIAVEAIEGTDRAIQRAGQLCKRGGFTVVKVAKPQQDRRFDVPTVGIKTLQTMHEAGGRVLAIESNQTIMIDQKEVADLADKLGIAIVSLNEEELTLQLAS, encoded by the coding sequence ATGAAAGAATTGCAAAACAACAACTCAGATAATACTCAACGTCAAATCGGACTTCTGGCCGGAGCGGGCCGCTTCCCCATTGTATTTGCGGAACAGGCGCGTCAACAGGGATATTCGGTTTGCTGCCTGGGCATCTTTGGCATGGCCCATGAAGATTTATCTGAAGTCTGTGACACCTTTCACTGGGTCCCACTGGCACGAATCGGCAGAGCAATCAAGCTGTTTCAGCGTGAAGAGGTTACGCGCATCGTCATGGCGGGCAAGATTGAGAAAACGGTCCTGTTCAGCCCCTTCCGAATTTTGAAATTATTACCTGATCTACGTACGCTGCATATGTGGTATCGCTACGCCAGAAAAGATCGCAAAGACGACACCTTGCTGCTGGCTGTGATTAAAGAATTTGAACGTGACAATATTTTCTTTGAATCCGCATTGGATTTTTGCCCGGAGTTACTCGTGAAACACGGATTTCTGACCAAACGACGCCCCAGTCATTCCCAATGGGAAGATATCAAAATGGGATGGGACATCGCCAAACAGATGGGACAACTGGATATCGGACAAAGTATCGTGATCAACGATAAAGCAGTGATCGCGGTCGAAGCCATCGAAGGCACAGACCGGGCGATTCAACGTGCGGGCCAGTTGTGCAAACGAGGTGGGTTCACGGTCGTCAAAGTAGCCAAACCCCAACAGGATCGCCGGTTCGATGTCCCCACTGTTGGCATCAAAACCTTGCAGACCATGCACGAAGCGGGCGGACGGGTACTGGCGATTGAAAGCAATCAGACGATTATGATTGATCAGAAAGAAGTCGCCGATCTGGCTGACAAACTTGGGATCGCAATCGTTTCTCTGAACGAAGAAGAACTGACTCTGCAACTGGCCAGTTAA
- a CDS encoding FHA domain-containing protein, which translates to MIARLIPVNGGQPILIKKDVTVVGRKSDLCDIQIDKNSISKIHCVIIKTDGLLFVRDLCSTNGTRVNGQKIIRGALLPGDELSLASTKFEVELAGDPKEGDPEVGLHQRTEMLTAFNLDGRQEQEALDSDSENGSGVKLISE; encoded by the coding sequence ATGATAGCGAGATTGATTCCGGTAAATGGAGGTCAGCCGATCCTGATCAAAAAGGATGTGACCGTGGTTGGTCGGAAATCTGATTTGTGTGATATCCAGATTGATAAGAACAGCATTTCCAAAATTCATTGTGTGATTATTAAAACCGATGGCCTGTTGTTTGTAAGGGATCTGTGCAGTACCAATGGGACACGGGTAAATGGGCAGAAAATCATCCGCGGTGCTTTACTGCCAGGGGATGAGCTTTCACTGGCCTCCACGAAATTTGAGGTGGAGCTTGCGGGGGATCCAAAAGAAGGTGATCCGGAAGTCGGTCTGCATCAGAGGACCGAAATGCTGACCGCATTCAACCTGGATGGGCGGCAGGAACAGGAAGCACTTGATTCCGACAGTGAAAATGGCAGCGGGGTCAAGCTGATATCTGAGTGA
- the aroH gene encoding chorismate mutase gives MSVRGIRGATTVTQDAAAEVLSATRELLEQLLKLNQIENYEDIVSVFFTTTPDLTSAFPAEAARELGMKSVPLICASEIAVKGAMPRCIRVMIHVNTDQKQSEVVHVYLNEAQKLRPDVASAQ, from the coding sequence ATGTCGGTACGCGGAATACGTGGTGCAACAACGGTGACACAGGATGCTGCTGCAGAAGTCCTGTCTGCAACGCGTGAGCTCTTGGAACAGCTTCTCAAGTTAAACCAGATCGAAAATTACGAAGATATCGTTTCTGTATTTTTTACAACGACTCCTGATTTGACCTCTGCCTTTCCGGCAGAAGCAGCCCGTGAACTGGGTATGAAATCAGTGCCGCTGATCTGTGCTTCTGAAATCGCTGTTAAAGGGGCGATGCCTCGCTGTATCAGGGTCATGATTCACGTCAATACGGATCAGAAACAGTCAGAAGTCGTACACGTGTATCTGAATGAGGCACAAAAGCTGCGACCTGATGTCGCTTCCGCTCAGTAA
- a CDS encoding sugar phosphate isomerase/epimerase family protein, with product MTKELLSQRKVNSFSTSSPTPQPDHANSVLSLIDRISINQITTYHWSLEQSLRGLVSCGIPAVGLWNRKILDLEPAQSAELVIDSGIKVSSISLAGGFTGSNEYSFEEAITDAVQLIEFGGQVNAAAVQIASGPRAGHTLNHARELTIDALKRLGDVAALNGTRLALKTMKNPLARNWTFLNSIEATLEVIDACQHPAVGIAIDPGHICLDNTSNNLIADIISLIATVQISEIESGESVQELFPGFDVMEAINDAGYQGYYDLEVWCEQFWQSDYADILTHLRLACQSETPSRFN from the coding sequence GTGACTAAAGAGCTTCTCTCACAGCGTAAAGTCAATTCGTTCTCAACTTCTTCTCCGACCCCTCAACCTGATCACGCCAACTCCGTTCTTTCATTGATTGATCGAATTTCGATTAATCAAATCACGACTTACCACTGGTCTCTGGAACAAAGCCTGCGTGGTCTCGTGTCATGTGGTATACCTGCCGTCGGTCTCTGGAACCGAAAAATTCTCGACCTGGAACCAGCACAGTCTGCAGAACTGGTGATCGATTCGGGCATCAAAGTCTCTTCCATTTCCCTGGCAGGTGGTTTTACCGGTTCTAACGAGTACTCTTTTGAGGAAGCGATTACTGACGCTGTCCAGTTGATTGAGTTTGGCGGCCAGGTCAATGCAGCGGCAGTACAAATCGCCAGTGGTCCCCGCGCCGGACATACCCTGAACCATGCACGGGAACTGACCATCGACGCACTGAAGAGGCTCGGTGATGTTGCTGCCTTAAACGGCACACGACTGGCTCTGAAAACCATGAAGAACCCACTGGCACGAAACTGGACCTTCCTCAATTCGATCGAAGCGACGTTGGAAGTGATTGACGCCTGTCAGCATCCCGCAGTGGGGATTGCAATCGACCCTGGCCACATCTGCCTGGACAACACTTCAAACAACCTGATTGCCGACATCATCTCTTTAATTGCAACGGTGCAAATTTCAGAAATTGAATCAGGTGAATCAGTCCAGGAACTGTTCCCGGGGTTTGATGTCATGGAAGCCATCAATGATGCTGGATACCAGGGTTACTATGACCTGGAAGTCTGGTGTGAACAGTTCTGGCAATCCGATTATGCAGATATCCTGACTCACCTGCGTCTCGCCTGCCAGTCTGAAACTCCTTCCCGGTTCAACTGA
- a CDS encoding DUF3500 domain-containing protein, with protein MQFNPRSSSPEFTPDSFSITRRHFVRTMGAAIAGTPFLGVDGLLAGQTGEAAKTAAPEPLVKQLYESMTPAQKSKVCFDWDHKDKNGLLRQHVRANWNITEPIVNSDFFTKDQQEKIEAIFFGHFDPSWHKKIRKQLMDDQGGYGKDQSIAIFGTPGTDQFQFVMTGRHTTVRSDGDSAEHLAFGGPIFYGHAADEFDESAGHPGNVFWEQAVKANHVYKILDGNQRKAALIPKAPPETKIQFKKSPDQITGLQISDMTKDQKQEMQSVLNLLIEPFRASDQKEVRKCIEAQGGLDKCRISFYQAGDIGNDGVWDNWRLEGPAFVWHYRGAPHVHVWVNISDDPHTQIIAT; from the coding sequence ATGCAATTTAATCCACGCTCTTCCTCGCCTGAGTTTACACCTGACTCTTTCTCAATCACCCGTCGGCACTTTGTCAGAACGATGGGTGCGGCAATCGCAGGCACCCCCTTTCTTGGCGTCGATGGACTGCTGGCGGGCCAGACCGGAGAAGCAGCCAAAACCGCAGCACCAGAGCCCCTCGTCAAACAGTTATATGAAAGCATGACCCCGGCACAGAAATCAAAAGTCTGCTTTGACTGGGACCATAAAGACAAAAATGGTCTGCTGCGTCAGCATGTCCGTGCGAACTGGAATATCACAGAGCCCATTGTGAATAGCGACTTCTTTACGAAAGACCAGCAGGAAAAAATTGAAGCCATTTTCTTTGGCCACTTTGATCCAAGCTGGCATAAAAAAATCCGTAAACAGTTAATGGACGATCAAGGCGGGTATGGGAAAGACCAGTCTATCGCTATCTTCGGTACACCCGGAACTGATCAATTTCAGTTTGTCATGACCGGACGACACACCACTGTCCGCAGTGATGGAGACAGTGCCGAACACCTGGCATTCGGTGGACCAATTTTCTACGGACATGCTGCTGATGAGTTTGATGAATCTGCAGGACATCCGGGCAATGTCTTCTGGGAACAGGCTGTGAAAGCCAATCATGTTTACAAGATTCTGGATGGCAACCAGCGCAAAGCGGCCTTGATTCCCAAGGCACCTCCTGAAACGAAAATTCAGTTCAAAAAATCACCCGATCAAATCACTGGTCTACAAATTTCCGACATGACTAAAGACCAGAAACAGGAAATGCAGTCTGTCCTGAACCTGTTAATCGAGCCATTCCGTGCTTCTGATCAAAAAGAAGTAAGAAAATGCATCGAAGCTCAAGGCGGACTCGATAAGTGCCGCATTTCCTTCTACCAGGCAGGCGACATCGGTAATGATGGAGTCTGGGATAACTGGAGACTGGAAGGCCCGGCCTTCGTCTGGCACTACCGTGGTGCTCCCCACGTGCACGTCTGGGTTAACATCTCCGACGATCCTCACACACAGATCATCGCTACCTGA
- a CDS encoding PP2C family protein-serine/threonine phosphatase, translated as MVGIRYGTVSITGNFRENNEDNLFVDDLNKYFLVADGMGGQCAGEKASQLAIEIIPQKLNELVDFNTDQAEKITQSIDQAVAHANLEIMALGELDPNCRSMGTTIVFAVQVGEKFFIGGVGDSRVYLLRNDVLHQLTTDHSLTQALVDAGTITAEEALTHRYKNVLYRYLGTKDGSAGTQARQLDPTPQDRMILCSDGVTDGIADEKLQDLLRQFDEPQQAAEEIVKAAQEGGSKDNITCIVIFIDE; from the coding sequence ATGGTTGGAATTCGTTACGGTACAGTCAGCATTACCGGAAATTTCCGTGAAAATAATGAGGACAATCTCTTTGTTGATGACCTCAACAAATACTTTCTTGTCGCCGATGGGATGGGGGGACAATGCGCTGGTGAAAAAGCCAGCCAGCTGGCAATCGAAATCATTCCACAGAAACTGAATGAGCTGGTTGACTTTAATACTGACCAGGCTGAAAAAATAACTCAGTCCATCGATCAGGCCGTCGCCCATGCTAATCTCGAAATCATGGCTCTAGGCGAGTTGGACCCCAACTGCCGCAGCATGGGAACGACGATTGTATTTGCCGTCCAGGTTGGGGAGAAATTCTTCATAGGCGGCGTAGGAGACAGTCGGGTTTACCTGCTGAGAAACGACGTCCTGCATCAATTGACGACCGACCATTCCCTGACACAGGCGCTCGTAGACGCGGGTACAATTACCGCCGAAGAAGCCTTAACTCATCGTTACAAAAATGTACTCTATCGCTACCTGGGAACGAAAGACGGTAGTGCCGGTACCCAGGCTCGCCAGCTGGATCCGACACCGCAGGATCGAATGATACTCTGTTCGGATGGTGTCACCGATGGAATCGCTGACGAAAAACTGCAAGACCTGCTGAGACAGTTTGATGAACCGCAACAGGCGGCAGAAGAGATCGTAAAAGCGGCGCAGGAAGGTGGTTCTAAAGACAACATTACCTGCATTGTCATTTTTATTGATGAATAA
- a CDS encoding PTS sugar transporter subunit IIA, translating to MAHESFSLNDLAKQLGRDRRELEKLANRGRIPGRKVQGEWQFHSTEITHWLEQEMRSYSTSELERVEQTNPPPLLDAVNLISSLMPEELIAVPLDARTKRSVLESLIEVAGRTWQIWEPATVLTAVQEREEAYPTAFENGVAIPHPRNPIPDAVGEPVIAYGRTLSGIPFGAQKGALTDIFFLVICSDASTHLSVLARLGRLMQLPDFIDQLREAATPHETRQIIIEAEKKVSPA from the coding sequence ATGGCTCACGAATCCTTTAGCCTGAATGATCTGGCAAAACAGTTAGGCCGTGACCGGCGTGAACTGGAAAAACTTGCCAATCGAGGCAGAATTCCGGGGCGGAAGGTGCAGGGGGAATGGCAATTCCATTCCACTGAAATTACGCACTGGCTGGAACAGGAAATGCGCAGCTATTCGACTTCAGAACTGGAACGGGTTGAACAGACGAATCCACCACCTTTGCTGGATGCAGTGAATCTCATCAGCAGCCTGATGCCCGAAGAATTAATTGCAGTCCCCCTTGATGCGCGCACGAAAAGATCGGTCCTGGAAAGTCTGATTGAAGTTGCCGGCAGAACCTGGCAGATCTGGGAACCGGCAACCGTCCTGACTGCCGTTCAGGAACGGGAAGAAGCCTACCCCACAGCCTTCGAAAACGGAGTCGCTATCCCCCACCCCCGAAACCCGATTCCCGATGCCGTGGGCGAGCCGGTAATTGCCTACGGACGCACGTTATCAGGAATTCCGTTTGGCGCTCAAAAGGGAGCTCTGACTGATATTTTCTTTCTGGTCATCTGCTCCGACGCTTCGACACACCTGTCGGTACTCGCACGGCTGGGCAGGTTGATGCAGTTGCCTGATTTCATAGATCAGTTGCGTGAAGCAGCTACTCCGCATGAGACCAGACAGATCATTATTGAAGCGGAAAAAAAAGTCTCTCCCGCTTAA
- a CDS encoding PIG-L family deacetylase, with protein MNPEPPEQLDVIAVGAHPDDVEIACGGTLAKLVQQGYRVGIIDLTDGEPTPLSPGPESRLQEAKQAAEILGIHVRETLELTNRRLFDSFENRVALANLFRKYRPQVVLGLAGKTPMASPDHWQAMQITDAAVFYSRLTKWNDQFDNTEPHTIQKQVWYPLGFGSLNYPEGSGQFVVDISDTFEQKLDSIRAYQSQFPPDKKRVYRLVESQNRLLGTSAGFEAGELFICSTTLGVRDLVQTVCP; from the coding sequence ATGAATCCAGAACCCCCGGAACAACTCGATGTCATCGCCGTCGGTGCTCATCCGGATGATGTTGAGATCGCCTGTGGCGGAACACTGGCAAAACTGGTCCAACAAGGCTATCGCGTAGGCATTATTGACCTGACAGATGGCGAACCAACGCCACTCAGCCCGGGGCCGGAATCCAGGCTCCAGGAAGCAAAACAGGCCGCAGAGATTCTGGGAATCCATGTTCGGGAAACACTGGAACTTACCAATCGACGTCTGTTCGACAGCTTTGAAAATCGAGTCGCACTGGCGAATCTGTTTCGGAAATATCGCCCCCAAGTTGTTCTGGGACTGGCAGGGAAAACGCCCATGGCTTCTCCTGATCACTGGCAGGCGATGCAGATTACAGATGCCGCTGTTTTTTATTCGCGTTTGACGAAATGGAATGACCAGTTCGATAATACAGAACCACACACGATTCAGAAACAGGTCTGGTATCCTCTGGGATTTGGCTCTCTGAATTACCCGGAAGGCAGTGGACAGTTTGTCGTTGATATTTCGGATACGTTCGAACAGAAACTTGACTCGATTCGAGCCTATCAGTCCCAGTTTCCCCCCGATAAAAAACGGGTTTACCGGCTGGTGGAGAGTCAGAATCGTCTCTTGGGAACCAGTGCCGGATTTGAAGCAGGTGAGCTGTTTATCTGCTCTACTACATTGGGAGTTCGAGATTTAGTCCAGACAGTTTGCCCCTGA
- the ppdK gene encoding pyruvate, phosphate dikinase: protein MSGQKYVYFFGDGKADGDATLRNSLGGKGANLAEMINIGLPVPAGFTLNTEVCIHYSKTKGEYPEGVEAQVEEALAKVEEAMGAKFGCDTNPLLVSCRSGARESMPGMMDTVLNIGLNDTTVEALAKQSGNEAFAWDSYRRFVQMYGDVVLGMKGADEDPFEHALEAKRESAGVQYDSELNAEQLKELVAEFKDLIKKGTGQDFPTDPKQQIWGAIGAVFGSWDNDRAAVYRRDYGIPHNWGTACNVQAMVYGNLGDDCATGVGLTRNCSTGEPGFCGDYLINAQGEDVVAGIRTPKQIESTLSSDLPEGYKQLDDIGRKLEQHYKDVQDIEFTIQRGKVWMLQTRNAKRTGFAAVRIAVDMVNEGLVSKEQAITKKRIPADDLNQLLQPIFDPAEKEKAAKAGDLLTKGINAGPGAACGHICFSAEDAEAIYNKDNSAQLVLVRRETSPEDLRGMRVSKGILTALGGASSHAALVSRQMGKACIVGASELKIDSAAGTITKGDKVLKKGDWISIDGFTGEVFAGKVETKPSEIVEVLISKTMKPEDSETYQRYQQLMTWVDEIRSLKVRTNADQPDQAAEAISFGAEGIGLCRTEHMFFHHLAEIREMIAAGDVESRTKAVNKLLPFQREDFAGIFRAMNGLPVTIRLLDPPLHEFLSDRHLEEHPTLAEELANELGVTVEFIRRRVEELHELNPMLGHRGCRLGIVYPEITAMQARAIMEAACDVQNEGIEVFPEIMVPLAGFKTEFDDQAGIIREEAEKVLKEKGVKVNYLVGTMVELPRAAICADQIAETAEFFSFGTNDLTQTTLGMSRDDYGTFIGHYRENDIIPSDPFQTIDQDGVGRLMQTGVERGRGTRSGLKIGICGEHGGDPASVIFCHELGLDYVSCSPFRVPIARLAAAQAVLEEKA, encoded by the coding sequence ATGTCAGGTCAAAAGTATGTGTACTTCTTTGGTGATGGAAAAGCAGATGGCGATGCGACCTTGCGCAACAGCCTCGGTGGTAAAGGTGCTAACCTGGCAGAAATGATTAATATCGGCCTTCCTGTCCCAGCTGGTTTCACCTTGAACACGGAAGTCTGCATTCACTACAGTAAGACCAAGGGTGAATACCCGGAAGGTGTGGAAGCACAGGTTGAAGAAGCGCTGGCCAAAGTGGAAGAAGCCATGGGTGCCAAATTTGGCTGTGACACCAACCCTCTGCTGGTTTCCTGTCGCTCCGGTGCTCGTGAATCGATGCCCGGTATGATGGACACCGTCTTGAACATCGGCCTGAATGATACCACTGTTGAAGCGCTCGCTAAACAGTCCGGCAACGAAGCATTCGCCTGGGACAGCTATCGCCGGTTCGTCCAGATGTACGGTGACGTGGTCCTTGGTATGAAAGGCGCTGACGAAGATCCCTTCGAACACGCCCTGGAAGCCAAACGCGAATCAGCCGGCGTCCAGTACGATTCCGAACTGAATGCGGAACAGTTGAAAGAACTGGTTGCCGAGTTCAAAGACCTGATCAAAAAAGGAACAGGACAGGACTTCCCCACCGATCCCAAACAACAGATCTGGGGTGCCATCGGCGCCGTATTCGGTAGCTGGGACAACGACCGAGCTGCTGTTTACCGCCGCGATTACGGAATTCCTCACAACTGGGGAACCGCCTGTAATGTTCAGGCCATGGTTTACGGAAACCTGGGTGACGACTGCGCAACAGGCGTTGGCCTGACTCGTAACTGCTCCACCGGGGAACCCGGTTTCTGCGGCGACTACCTGATCAATGCTCAGGGTGAAGACGTGGTTGCCGGTATCCGAACTCCCAAGCAGATTGAGTCCACTCTAAGCTCCGATCTGCCCGAAGGTTACAAGCAGCTCGACGACATTGGGCGTAAGCTGGAACAGCATTACAAAGACGTTCAGGACATCGAATTCACGATTCAACGTGGTAAAGTCTGGATGCTGCAGACTCGAAATGCCAAACGAACCGGTTTTGCCGCAGTCCGGATTGCCGTCGATATGGTCAATGAAGGTCTGGTCAGCAAAGAACAGGCTATTACTAAAAAGCGTATTCCTGCAGACGACCTGAACCAGTTGCTGCAGCCGATTTTTGACCCTGCTGAAAAAGAAAAGGCAGCCAAAGCGGGTGACCTGCTTACCAAGGGCATCAATGCTGGCCCCGGTGCCGCCTGTGGTCACATCTGCTTCAGTGCAGAAGATGCCGAAGCGATCTACAACAAAGACAACTCAGCCCAACTGGTTCTGGTTCGCCGCGAAACCAGTCCGGAAGACCTGCGTGGAATGCGTGTCTCCAAAGGGATTCTGACTGCACTGGGTGGTGCCAGCTCTCACGCTGCTCTGGTCAGTCGACAGATGGGTAAGGCCTGTATCGTAGGTGCCTCCGAGTTGAAAATTGATTCTGCTGCTGGAACCATCACCAAAGGTGACAAGGTTCTCAAGAAAGGCGACTGGATCAGTATCGATGGTTTCACCGGAGAAGTCTTTGCCGGTAAAGTTGAAACCAAACCCAGCGAAATTGTAGAAGTCCTGATTTCCAAAACCATGAAACCGGAAGATTCTGAAACCTACCAGCGCTATCAGCAGTTGATGACGTGGGTCGATGAAATCCGTTCATTGAAAGTGCGTACCAACGCCGACCAGCCCGACCAGGCTGCTGAAGCGATCTCCTTTGGTGCAGAAGGTATCGGCCTGTGCCGAACCGAGCACATGTTCTTCCATCATCTGGCTGAAATCCGTGAAATGATTGCCGCTGGCGACGTCGAATCGCGAACGAAAGCTGTCAACAAACTGTTGCCGTTCCAGCGCGAAGACTTTGCCGGTATCTTCCGGGCCATGAATGGGCTGCCGGTTACCATTCGTCTGTTAGACCCACCACTGCACGAGTTCCTCTCTGATCGCCACCTGGAAGAACATCCCACGCTGGCCGAAGAACTGGCGAACGAACTGGGCGTCACTGTTGAGTTCATCCGTCGTCGTGTGGAAGAACTGCATGAATTGAATCCGATGCTGGGTCATCGTGGCTGTCGTCTGGGGATTGTTTATCCGGAAATTACAGCCATGCAGGCTCGGGCCATCATGGAAGCTGCCTGTGACGTTCAGAATGAAGGCATTGAAGTCTTCCCTGAAATCATGGTTCCCCTGGCTGGCTTCAAAACGGAATTTGATGACCAGGCTGGCATTATTCGTGAAGAAGCAGAAAAGGTACTCAAAGAGAAAGGCGTCAAAGTCAACTACCTGGTCGGCACCATGGTTGAACTACCGCGTGCTGCTATCTGTGCTGATCAGATCGCAGAAACTGCTGAGTTCTTCAGTTTCGGTACGAACGACCTGACACAGACCACCCTGGGTATGAGCCGTGATGACTACGGTACGTTCATCGGCCACTATCGTGAAAACGACATCATTCCTTCCGATCCGTTCCAGACCATTGATCAGGATGGGGTTGGACGTCTCATGCAGACAGGTGTCGAGCGTGGTCGTGGAACACGTTCTGGCCTGAAAATCGGTATTTGTGGTGAACACGGTGGTGACCCTGCCAGTGTGATCTTCTGCCATGAACTAGGCCTGGATTACGTCAGTTGCTCTCCTTTCCGGGTACCAATTGCCCGTCTGGCCGCAGCTCAGGCTGTGCTGGAAGAAAAAGCATAA
- a CDS encoding 3-keto-disaccharide hydrolase: MRKRFALLFMIVSIAGLSLCSSSGHAQESAPPPKSGAEKKKPPAAPAGEKAPEPKPVEKTAPPATPLPGPEKLLNGGNFWDHWKYISEEEKQANPNVTWKVVSGGADQPSVLVCTGKPYGYIRTQKIYENFQFSLEWMYPNDPNANSGILLFTTEPDKVWPKAFQVQLHRPEAGYVFPTPGSGAKSANKLSPTMPLDLPLGKWHKCVLTCRSGNISVMINGVKLGEVTGCDPSKGAIALQSEGSEIHFRKLVVEVLAPEPAVQPKEPVAQQKPDKS, from the coding sequence ATGAGAAAACGATTTGCTTTGCTGTTCATGATCGTAAGCATTGCCGGTCTATCGTTATGTAGTTCGTCAGGGCATGCGCAAGAGTCAGCACCTCCGCCCAAATCTGGAGCGGAGAAAAAGAAACCTCCAGCCGCTCCTGCAGGGGAAAAGGCTCCTGAACCAAAGCCCGTTGAGAAAACAGCGCCTCCCGCAACCCCGCTACCGGGACCGGAAAAACTATTAAATGGCGGCAACTTCTGGGATCACTGGAAATATATCAGTGAAGAGGAGAAGCAAGCCAATCCGAATGTGACCTGGAAAGTCGTCAGTGGTGGAGCGGATCAACCCAGTGTCCTGGTCTGCACTGGAAAACCTTATGGTTACATTCGTACGCAAAAAATCTACGAAAATTTTCAGTTCAGTCTGGAGTGGATGTATCCCAACGATCCCAATGCTAACAGTGGGATTTTACTGTTTACCACAGAGCCGGATAAAGTCTGGCCAAAAGCATTTCAGGTTCAGTTACATCGCCCCGAGGCCGGCTACGTTTTTCCGACCCCGGGAAGTGGTGCCAAATCAGCGAATAAGCTTTCCCCGACCATGCCTTTGGATTTACCGCTTGGTAAGTGGCATAAATGTGTACTGACCTGCCGGTCCGGAAATATTTCCGTGATGATTAACGGAGTCAAGCTGGGTGAAGTCACCGGCTGTGATCCGAGCAAAGGCGCGATCGCACTGCAGAGCGAAGGTTCCGAGATTCATTTTCGCAAACTGGTTGTGGAAGTGCTTGCTCCCGAGCCAGCAGTTCAACCCAAAGAACCGGTAGCGCAACAGAAGCCCGATAAATCCTGA